The nucleotide sequence ATGGAGGTCGAAACGGTTGGTGGGCTGGTGGGGCTCGTGCACGCAGACACCTTCGGGAACGATTGGCAGCAGTTCACGGCCCAACTCCAAAGCGCCAGCGCCACGGATGTAGCAGAAGCCCAAGAGCATGCAATTTGGTCACGCCGCCGCATGGACTTCTACGACAAGAGCCAGGTGGAAGGCGTGCGCGCCGTGGTGGTGGGCCACAACCCGGTCGATGAAGTGCTGGTGCTGGGCAATACGCATCACATCGACACCATGGGCTGGCATCGCGGTCACTTCACGCTGCTGGATCTGGCAACTCTGAAGGTGCGAACATGAACGACTACCAGCAGAACCTGGCACGCGCTCGTGAAGACAGTGCGTTTTTGAGATCTGTGATGCTGAGTGTGAGCAAACTGTCACCTACTTGGCGCGTTAGCCGTAACTGGGTGCTGGATTTATCGGTCAATGAAACCCCGATTCCGGAGCACTCGTGGAAGTGGATTGTCAAGGACTTGATTCGGCAGCGCCGTATGAAACGGTGCAATAGCGCTTTGGTTCGTGGCGCCATAGTGCGACTGCGCGCGTCACGGTTGTGTGTCGTAGGAGCGGGCTCATGCTAACGCGCCGCGCACCCATGAACCCCGGCAAGGGCTTCAAATCTCGTGGCGGCTTTGCTGGCGCTGGGCACCATGGAGACATGGATGAGGGCCACGCCTATGAGCCTGGACAGCCGGAAAGCCGCGAGCAACGACTGGCCGAGCGCGCCGCGCGCCAATTGGCCGCAGCCCGAGCCACCGCCGATCTGATCACTGTGAAGTCCAGGGTCGTGATGGGCCCAGCCGCGACAGGCATTGTCATCGAGAAGGACAACGCCGTTGAAAGTGAGCCTTACCGCCGCCTGGTGGCCCAACTGCCTTGCCTTTGGTGCGGGGTGGAGGGCTACAGCCAGCATGCTCACCTGAACTACGGCAAAGGCCTGGGGATGAAGACCGATGACCGCACGGGCTTCCCGCTGTGCTGCAGCCGCCCTGGTATCGAGGGCTGCCATGTGGCCTATGACCAGTACCGTCTGCTGGAGAGCGGAGGGCGTGAGGCGCACCGCGAGTATGGACTGGAGGCCGGGCGCTTTACGCGCGAACAAATCCTGAATGCTGGGCTGTGGCCTAGGCGATTGCCCCTGTGGGCACAAGAAGCATAACGAACCATCACCCTGGAGCATTAATGAATTCGATACAAGCACAGCACTCTTCTGCCACCTCTACACACCGCGCCCGTGATGGGGGCGTGGACCTGGGGACTACAGAGGAAACGCCAACGCTCATGCTGGTATTTGAGGCGATCAGGCAGATTCACGACGCCGGCAGCGAGCCCACGCGCGAGCGCATTGTGGCAATGACAGGGCTGAAGCCCACCACGGTGGATGACCGCATCAAGGTGCTGCGCGGGGAGGGCATGATCAGCCCGCACAAGCAGTGCTATCGGCCACTGCATCAGCATGTGGCGGCGCAGGCGGTGTCCTGCACTGTTATGCCCAATGGCGTATACAAGATCGAAAAAGGGGATGAGGTAATGACCCTGGTACCCGCCGAGGCGCGCCAACTGGCCCCCATGCTGGCTGGCAAGGCTCTGGAGGCTTCAGCACTGGAGCGGGTGCAGGAGATGGAGGCGCGCATGGTGGAGATGGCGCAGCATCTTCGTGAAATCGATCGTCGTTATAAAGCGTTGAGGGCTGCGAGGGCGGATAACGGGGCACAGCAATCACTTGTACTCTAGCCCTGATGCGACTTCAAAGAGTGCAGGCAAGAAAAAACCGCCGAAATGGCGGTTTTTTAGATGACGACGCTGAGCGTAATTTTTTTAGCTATTGCCTTGGCTTCTTTAACTAGCCCGTGTCCAGGATGCGGGCGCTTTCTCACAATAACCATTCCGGCTTTTTCTAAGACGGTTAGGTCTCTACTTACAGACGCCCGATCTCTTTTTACACGCTCTGCGAGATTGGTGATGGAGTCCGATTGAGCTTTGATTGCTTTAAATAGCTCAACTCGCTTGGGCGTGAAGACCTCCATCAAGTCAGCGGGTTCGGCAAAAGTAAGCAAATGAGTTTCAGGGATTGGCTGTCCAGCATCTGCGGCTTTGGCAATGAGGCGACCTCGTCTAAAGAAGTCAGCCTCGGTACCAATTTGAGTTTTTAATTTGGTCATTGTGTGTCCTTAAAAACAATCCAATCAGCTTCGAATTTCTCTTCTGTGTCCTCAAAGCTAACAAATGGCTCTGGCGTTACATCTCCGAAGTAGTGCTTATGGTGATAACCATGGGCGTTGTCGTAACCGATGACTCGACCGTTATCGCCCGGATAAATGCTGTGATTGATGTATGCAAGGTTGTAACGCGTCACCTTTCCAGCGCTGTCTACCCAAACTTCGCGTCGTAATTGTCCATTTCCCTTCTTTGCTGATATCTCGAACTTATCGTCTACTTGCTTCGTGTCGGTTTTAGCAGCCATGAGGCATAATATCATGGCTGATGGATTTTGCAAGCCGTTGGTCCAGATGCTTGGACCCTCCAAGATGAATTGAGCGAGCTCCGGCGCGCCCCCGGCTAGGGTTCGACACAAAGTATCCAGCCCGCGAACATTCGGGGGATGGAACCTAGCGAGAAAGTATCCAAACCCAGAAAGAGTATCCCGTCAGCCGCCGGTGCAAAGGAGGCTGGCAAAACCGCGTCTGTGGATTGGGAGCGCATTGAGCTTGATTACCGTGCAGGCATAAAGACGCTGCGCCAGATCGCAGATGAGAACGGTATTACGCATGGTGCTATTAATAAGAGAGCGAAGCGCGATGGATGGGAGCGCGACCTGTCCGAAAAAATCCAACGCAAGGCGGATGCGCTGGTATCCAAAGCAGCAGTATCCAGCGAGGTATCCAAGGAAACCAGAGCGGCAGAGCGTGCCGTAGTCGATGCCAATGCACAGGCGATTGCCGATGTGCGACTAGCCCACCGCCGAGACATTCACCGCGCCCGGCGCATCACCAATGCGCTGCTGGACGAGTTGGAGCAGCAGGCGAACCCGGAGATTGTGGCGCTGCTGGAGCAACTGGGCGAGAACATGCGCAACCCGGACGAAAACGGGATTGATCGCCTCAACGACCTGTACCACAAGGTCATCAGCCTGCCCGAGCGCTCCAAGACGATGAAGACGCTTTCTGAGAGCCTGCGGATGCTGGTAGATATGGAGCGCACTGCTTTTGGGATGGACAAGCAGGACGGTGACCATAAACCCGACCCACTCAAGGCGATGCTGATGCGAGTGGCTTCAGCCAGCGGTAACGGCTTTGCGCCTGTGGCAGATGATCCAGAGCGGCCGACGAAGCTGGGCTCAACCATGCCCGTCAATCCCAATCCCTCCCCAGAGGATGACGAGGACGACTGAGCATGGCTGCCACCGTCCACACCACCCCGCTGAACCAGATCCCGGCCAATGCAGAGGAGCTGGAGCGCTGCCTGGCTGACCCGGAGTGGCGCATCTTCTCTGGGTGCCTCTACAAGATCATGATCAAGGGCGATGGTGAGGATGATGGGGATGCCTACTCGGTCCCCTTCAAGCCCAATCGCGCCCAAAAGCGGTTTCTCAAGCGGCTGTGGCACCGCAACATCATTCTGAAGGCGCGCCAGCTGGGCTTTACCACGCTGATCGCCATCCTGTGGCTGGACCACGCGCTGTTCAATGCGGATCAGCGCTGCGGCATCATTGCCCAGGACCGCGAAGCCGCTGAGGTCATCTTTCGCGACAAGGTGCGCTATGCGTACAACAACTTGCCCGAAGAAATCCGTGAGCGCTTCCCTCTGAAGCGCGACAGCGCGACCGAGCTGCTGTTTGAGCACAACAATAGCTCTATCCGCGTGGCAACGTCCATGCGCTCGGGCACGATCCACCGCCTGCATATCTCGGAGTTCGGCAAGATCTGCGCGAAGTACCCCGAGAAGGCGAAGGAGGTGATGACGGGCTCCATCCCTGCAGTGCCTACCAATGGCATTTTGGTGATTGAGTCCACGGCTGAAGGGGCCAACGGGGAGTTTTACGACCTGTCCAAGCGCGCCGAAACCCTGCATTACGCCTTTACCAAGCTGACGGCGCGCGACTATCGGTTTCACTTCTATGCGTGGTGGCAGGAGCCGAACTACCGCATGGATAGCTCGCTGGTGGAGGTCACGCCCCAGCAGCATGAGTATTTTGAGCGCATCGAGCAGGATGCAGGCACGGTCATCGACCGGGACCAGCGCGCCTGGTATGTGGCCACCCAGACCGCTGACTTCGCAGGGCGCGAAGAACGGATGTGGCAGGAGTACCCCAGCACGCCCACCGAGGCCTTCCAGCAGTCCACCGAAGGGCACTATCTCACCAAGGTGCTGCAGGTCATCACCAAGCGCGGCGGCATCTGCAAGGTGCCGGTGCTGGATCTGCCGGTCTATACCTTCTGGGACATTGGCGCGAGCGATGGCTGCGCGATCTGGTTTGCCCAGTCCCTGCGCGGCGAAGACCGCTTCATCAACTACTACGAGGCCCACGACGAGGATCTGCGCCATTACGTGACCCACCTGCAGGGCTTGGGCTATGTCTTTGGCAAGCACTTCCTGCCCCATGACGCAGAACACAAGCGCCTGGGCGACTACAACCGCAGCACACGCGAGCAGCTGCAGCAGCTCATGCCAGGGCAGACATTTGTCATCGTGCCGCGCATTACCGAGCTGCAGACGGGCATCAACACCTTGCGCAAGCATATGAAAGCGGCCTGGTACGACAAGGACACCTGCGCCTTTGGTATCGAACGCCTGCGCGGCTACAAGAAGAAATACAGCACGGCGCTGGCCAAGTTCATTGATGAGCCCGACAAGGCCAACGGCTGCTCCGAAGGTGCCGACGCGCACCGACAGTGGGCACAGGCCAAGGAAATCGGGCTGTATGCCCCCAGCGAGGACGGATACGGAGCCGGCCAATCCACCTATGTAGAAGCCGATGCGCCCGACTGGCGCTAGCGCAAGTCATTGAGAGAGCCACCACCATGCAATACACCAAACCCCCTCAAAACGCAGATATGGGCCAAGCCCTCTCGGTGCTGGAGTTCGCTCGCATCATTGAGGAATGCATCGACCAGCCCCACTGGCGCGCGGCAGCGGACAAGGAGGCCGACTATGCGGACGGCAACCAGCTGGATTCGGCACTGCTGCAGCGCATGAAGGCCACGGGAGTACCACCCGCCAAGGAGAACGTCATTGGCCCGGCCATCGCGGCGATTTGCGGCTTTGAGGCCAAGACCCGTACGGACTGGCGTGTGACCCCGGATGGCGACCCCGCCGGGCAGGATGTGGCGGATGCGCTGAACTACCGACTGAACCAGGCCGAGCGCTTTTCCAAGGCAGACGCGGCCATGAGTGAGGCTTTCAAGCCGCAGGCAGCTGTTGGGCTGGGCTTTGTGGAGGTTGCGCGCAATAGCAACCCGCTGGAGTACAAGACTCGGTGCCGCTACATCCACCGCAATGAAATTCGCTGGGATATGCGCGCCAGCGAGAAAGACCTGTCAGATGCGCGCTGGCTGCTGCGTGAGCGCTTCATCAGCAAGGAGCGGGCAGCGCGGGCCTTTGAAGACAAGGCTGAACTGATCATGCAGGCTGAATCCGTCAGTGGTCTGGGTGGTTATGGTGGCTATGTGACGGAGGGTGGCACCTCAACCGGGCTGCTTTCGGCAGCGGACACCAACCGGGCATGGACAACGCTTGAGCAAGCCTGGTACCGGCGCGAGTCGGACGAGGTGTGCATTGTTGAGCTCTGGTACCGCCGCTGGGTGAATGTGCTGCTGCTCAAGATGCGCGGCGGGCGCGTGGTGGAGTTCGATAGCGCCAATGCCATGCACCAAGCCGCTGTAGCCAGTGGACAGGGCAAGCTGGAGCGCTCCACTGTGGTCCGTATGCGCCGCTCTTACTGGATGGGTCCGCACCTGCTGCATGACAGCGCCAGCCCCTATCCCCACCCGCACTTCCCGTATGTGCCGTTCTGGGGTTACCGCGAGGATATGACCCGCGTGCCGTTCGGCCTGGTGCGCGACATGATCTTTCCGCAGGACAACCTCAATAGCTCCATTGCCAAGCTGCGCTGGGGTATGGCCAGCACCCGTACCGAGCGCACCAAGGGCGCGGTGGCCATGACCGATGAGCAATTCCGCCGCGCGATTGCCCGACCGGATGCGGACATCATCCTCAACCCCGATGAAATGGCACGGCAGGGTGCGCGTTTTGAGGTCAAGCGCGACTTTCAGCTCAACAACCAGCAGTTCCAGATGATGGCCGACAGTCGCGCCGCCTTGCAGCGGGTCGGCTCCATTACCGCAGCGTTTCAGGGGCAGCAGGGCAGCGCGACCAGCGGTATTCAGGAGCAGACCCAGGTAGAGCAGTCGCAAATCAGCATTGCCGACCTGATGGACAACTTCAAGGAAGGGCGCGCCATGGTGGGTGAGCTGATCCTGGCGCTGGAGATTGAAGATTTGGGTCAGGAGCGCGAGGTGATCGTCATCGAGGGCGACACCATCAACCCAGCCCGGACCGTGGTGCTCAATGAACCCGTGCAGGACGAGAGCGGGCTGCAGTACCTCTCCAACGATGTGCAGCGCACGCGCCTGAAGGTGGCTCTGTCGGATGTGCCCAGCTCGTCCAGCTTCCGCGCACAGCAGCTCTCGGCACTGTCCGAAGCGGTCAAGGCGCTGCCCCCAGAGATGCAGCAGGTGGTGATGCCCTTCATGCTGGATCTGATGGACCTGCCCCGCAAGGAAGAAATCATCAAGGTGATCAAGGACGCCACCCAGCAGACCAACCCGGAGCAGCTGCGCAAGCAGATCGAGCAAGAGCTGCAGCGCGACCTCAAGGAGCGAGAGCTGGACCTGCGCGAGCGCGAAGTGGCGGCGCGCGAAAAGCTGATGGCGGCCCAGCAGGTGCAGACCGGCGTGCAGGCAGCCTACAGCGCGATGCAAGGCGGTGCCCAGGTGGCTCAGATGCCGATGATCGCGCCCATCGCGGACGAAATCATGAAGGCCGCCGGCTATCAAGCGCCCAACCCCGGCGGGGATGATCCGAACTTCCCGACTCCAGATGCAATGCCTGGTGCGGTACCGGTTGAACCAGGCCCAGTCCCACTGCCTGGAGCCGGGGGCGAGGCAGCAGAGGCAGGCGCGGTACCAGAGGTGCGCGAGAACACCAGCCCGGCTTATCCCCCCGTGCCCCAGGAAGGCGGCACCGGCATGCAGGGCATTGAGACACAGCGCACCAGTGACAACCTATAAAGGGAAAACAGATGACTATCACCGAAGAAAAGCTCAATGACGTTATCAACGGCGCCATGTCGCGCCTGTTTGAAATCCGCGATGAAGTGAAAAAGGAGGTCGAGTCTCTCTCGCAGAAGGTCAAAGCAGGGCGAAGTGAAGTCGATGAGATTCAGCGCCAGCAGACTGCAGCTCGCGCCGAGCTGGCCAGCCTCATTGGCAAGGGACAG is from Comamonas fluminis and encodes:
- a CDS encoding terminase, which produces MAATVHTTPLNQIPANAEELERCLADPEWRIFSGCLYKIMIKGDGEDDGDAYSVPFKPNRAQKRFLKRLWHRNIILKARQLGFTTLIAILWLDHALFNADQRCGIIAQDREAAEVIFRDKVRYAYNNLPEEIRERFPLKRDSATELLFEHNNSSIRVATSMRSGTIHRLHISEFGKICAKYPEKAKEVMTGSIPAVPTNGILVIESTAEGANGEFYDLSKRAETLHYAFTKLTARDYRFHFYAWWQEPNYRMDSSLVEVTPQQHEYFERIEQDAGTVIDRDQRAWYVATQTADFAGREERMWQEYPSTPTEAFQQSTEGHYLTKVLQVITKRGGICKVPVLDLPVYTFWDIGASDGCAIWFAQSLRGEDRFINYYEAHDEDLRHYVTHLQGLGYVFGKHFLPHDAEHKRLGDYNRSTREQLQQLMPGQTFVIVPRITELQTGINTLRKHMKAAWYDKDTCAFGIERLRGYKKKYSTALAKFIDEPDKANGCSEGADAHRQWAQAKEIGLYAPSEDGYGAGQSTYVEADAPDWR
- a CDS encoding toxin-antitoxin system TumE family protein, whose product is MAAKTDTKQVDDKFEISAKKGNGQLRREVWVDSAGKVTRYNLAYINHSIYPGDNGRVIGYDNAHGYHHKHYFGDVTPEPFVSFEDTEEKFEADWIVFKDTQ
- a CDS encoding ArsR family transcriptional regulator, whose product is MTKLKTQIGTEADFFRRGRLIAKAADAGQPIPETHLLTFAEPADLMEVFTPKRVELFKAIKAQSDSITNLAERVKRDRASVSRDLTVLEKAGMVIVRKRPHPGHGLVKEAKAIAKKITLSVVI